A window of Paenibacillus sp. 19GGS1-52 contains these coding sequences:
- a CDS encoding FAD-dependent oxidoreductase, translating to MKEFTCIVIGGGYAGIHAVKEIKKNWKNEETHHALRLILIDKNPFHLRKVLLFKPAAGTEDIRVPFERLLPEGGEFIQGSVTKIDPGQKRVIYHDAEGKEQSLDYELLVLTAGSVVRRPEPDQGGIALTDLEAAQKIREIWRGNLQKAVAETNDKERRRLMTIAIAGAGISGIETSAELAYGVHEDAKQLGLDPADVQVILVNANKRLFPNGPAKVGQKLQTSLESFGVSVVHESKVLKEQEGILALSNGDKIPVGLCIWTLGLIPNPLLPSIGVAVNSMGYVSVDASYRVQGVKGVYSIGDCARIEDPVSGKTDGKTCKEAIAQAVRLGKIISSDLAGRPAPSHKTYMDFFCFGLGPEQGMVWTRQWGIDLLITGKLGYRLRKYTWDMASMVNR from the coding sequence ATGAAAGAGTTTACTTGCATTGTTATTGGAGGAGGCTATGCCGGAATCCATGCAGTGAAAGAAATAAAGAAAAACTGGAAGAATGAAGAAACTCATCACGCTTTGCGGCTTATTCTTATCGACAAGAACCCGTTCCATCTTCGCAAAGTTTTATTGTTTAAACCCGCTGCTGGAACCGAAGATATCCGTGTACCTTTCGAAAGGCTGCTCCCCGAAGGGGGAGAGTTCATACAAGGAAGTGTGACCAAGATCGACCCGGGACAGAAGCGAGTAATATATCATGATGCCGAAGGAAAGGAACAGTCACTGGACTACGAGTTGCTTGTTCTAACAGCGGGCAGTGTAGTACGTCGGCCTGAGCCCGATCAAGGTGGAATAGCGCTTACGGATCTGGAGGCCGCGCAGAAAATAAGGGAAATATGGCGTGGGAATTTACAGAAGGCTGTAGCTGAAACTAATGATAAAGAACGCCGTCGATTGATGACGATTGCCATTGCCGGAGCAGGCATCAGTGGCATTGAAACTTCTGCCGAGTTGGCCTATGGGGTTCATGAGGATGCAAAGCAGTTGGGCTTAGACCCTGCTGATGTGCAGGTCATTTTGGTTAATGCCAACAAGCGGCTTTTTCCAAATGGGCCAGCCAAGGTCGGACAGAAGCTGCAGACCTCGCTGGAATCCTTCGGGGTATCCGTTGTTCATGAGAGCAAAGTATTAAAGGAACAGGAAGGCATACTGGCTTTATCCAACGGTGACAAGATTCCCGTCGGGCTTTGTATCTGGACACTGGGGCTTATACCCAATCCCCTGCTGCCAAGCATCGGGGTAGCAGTTAATTCAATGGGATATGTCAGCGTAGACGCGAGCTACCGGGTGCAGGGTGTCAAAGGAGTATACAGCATCGGTGATTGCGCACGTATTGAGGACCCTGTAAGCGGAAAAACGGATGGAAAGACATGTAAGGAGGCCATTGCACAGGCGGTGAGACTTGGGAAAATCATCTCGTCGGATCTTGCCGGACGTCCGGCTCCCTCTCATAAAACCTATATGGATTTCTTCTGCTTTGGTTTGGGTCCAGAGCAGGGGATGGTCTGGACACGCCAATGGGGTATAGATCTGCTTATTACCGGTAAGCTAGGCTATAGATTAAGAAAATATACGTGGGATATGGCCAGTATGGTAAATAGATAA
- the sigJ gene encoding RNA polymerase sigma factor SigJ: MEKIYMQYKNLLFTLAYQLTGSATDAEDVVQDVFLKVKALDLNLECLAEPKAYLCRMTVNRCRDMHKSARKRREQYFGEWLPEPISTAGDELFESVAREELLSYAMLVLLERLSSAERTVFVLREALGFNYPAIAELIDKSESNCRKLISRARSKMGIIDDETFLKLEAESEEWVHRFLSVLEQGNIDGVIAMLHNDVVLISDGGGKANAAVHPIVSRDYVARFLIGLSGKKPLYEQGIQVELKIINGQTGLTIHSNDGLTTVVLMHVERNLIQNIYFIRNPDKLLHI, encoded by the coding sequence ATGGAAAAAATATATATGCAATATAAAAATCTACTATTTACCCTTGCTTATCAACTAACAGGCTCTGCAACCGATGCGGAAGATGTGGTACAGGACGTATTCTTGAAAGTGAAAGCTCTTGATCTAAATTTGGAATGCCTGGCTGAACCGAAAGCCTATCTCTGCAGAATGACTGTAAATCGCTGTCGGGATATGCACAAATCAGCTCGCAAACGGCGAGAACAATATTTTGGAGAATGGCTTCCTGAGCCGATTTCGACCGCTGGTGATGAGCTCTTTGAATCGGTGGCCCGTGAAGAACTGCTCTCTTATGCCATGTTGGTACTGCTTGAACGACTGTCGTCTGCAGAACGTACGGTCTTTGTTCTACGGGAAGCGCTCGGCTTTAATTATCCAGCTATAGCTGAGCTCATCGATAAAAGTGAGTCCAATTGCCGCAAGCTTATCAGCCGCGCCCGGAGCAAGATGGGGATCATAGACGATGAGACTTTCTTAAAACTCGAAGCGGAAAGCGAAGAATGGGTTCACCGATTTCTAAGTGTTCTGGAACAGGGCAACATAGACGGAGTGATAGCTATGCTCCACAATGATGTGGTATTGATCTCCGATGGAGGTGGCAAAGCAAATGCCGCGGTCCACCCTATCGTTTCCCGTGATTACGTAGCCAGATTTCTTATTGGCCTAAGTGGCAAGAAACCTCTTTACGAGCAAGGAATACAAGTGGAATTGAAAATAATCAATGGGCAAACCGGACTGACCATCCATTCAAATGATGGCCTCACAACGGTTGTGCTAATGCATGTTGAGCGTAATCTGATTCAAAACATTTATTTCATCAGGAATCCCGATAAGCTTTTGCATATATAA
- a CDS encoding alpha/beta hydrolase produces MWLVDIIAVILIIAGAVTYAGFFFYGVAIKRAPKKFLSQTPDLKVETPVAGASWGEGQEWVTRQSFKNIDILSHEGLKLRGYLLTSERAAGRTAIIAHGYSGKGKDMGACAKLYYENLGYNVLIPDARGHGESAGNYIGFGWPERRDYLQWIQYVIEETGQEAQIVLHGVSMGGATVLMTSGEALPPQVKAIVSDCAYTSVKEQLSYQLRRMYRLPSFPFVHSASLVTRLKAGYFFGEASALKQVRKAKVPILFIHGDTDTFVPYTMLDKLFEACPSPKEKFIVPQAGHGLAYDTDKAGYVSRVSSFVVRYVV; encoded by the coding sequence ATGTGGCTCGTGGATATTATTGCGGTTATTCTCATTATTGCCGGGGCAGTCACATACGCTGGATTTTTTTTCTACGGCGTTGCAATTAAACGAGCGCCCAAGAAATTTCTGAGTCAAACTCCGGATTTAAAGGTAGAGACTCCAGTTGCCGGTGCTTCTTGGGGAGAAGGGCAAGAGTGGGTCACTCGCCAGAGTTTCAAGAATATAGATATCCTTTCACATGAAGGCCTCAAGCTGCGAGGTTATTTACTAACTTCTGAGCGTGCAGCAGGTCGTACCGCTATTATTGCCCATGGATATTCCGGTAAAGGCAAAGATATGGGTGCTTGTGCAAAATTATATTACGAGAATCTGGGCTATAATGTGCTGATTCCCGATGCCAGAGGGCATGGGGAAAGTGCAGGGAACTATATTGGATTTGGTTGGCCGGAGCGTCGTGATTATTTACAATGGATCCAATATGTTATAGAAGAAACAGGGCAGGAAGCACAAATTGTGCTGCATGGGGTGTCTATGGGTGGAGCTACGGTGCTGATGACCTCCGGTGAAGCCTTGCCGCCACAAGTAAAAGCCATAGTTTCCGATTGTGCCTATACCTCAGTTAAAGAACAGCTGTCTTACCAACTGCGACGTATGTACCGGCTGCCTAGTTTTCCTTTCGTACACAGCGCTAGTCTGGTCACCCGACTGAAGGCTGGTTATTTCTTCGGTGAAGCGTCTGCACTGAAGCAGGTACGGAAGGCTAAGGTGCCCATTCTGTTTATTCACGGGGATACGGATACCTTCGTGCCGTATACGATGCTGGATAAGTTGTTCGAGGCATGCCCCAGTCCCAAGGAGAAGTTCATAGTCCCACAGGCAGGGCACGGTCTGGCGTATGATACGGATAAGGCTGGTTATGTAAGCAGAGTGAGTAGTTTTGTTGTCCGTTATGTAGTATAG